In the genome of Physeter macrocephalus isolate SW-GA chromosome 20, ASM283717v5, whole genome shotgun sequence, one region contains:
- the NUDT13 gene encoding LOW QUALITY PROTEIN: NAD(P)H pyrophosphatase NUDT13, mitochondrial (The sequence of the model RefSeq protein was modified relative to this genomic sequence to represent the inferred CDS: substituted 1 base at 1 genomic stop codon), which produces MSLYCGITRRRKSFWCCRLLSTYVTKTRYLSELKEDDDACKKAQQTGAFYLFHNLAPLLQKSEHQYLAPQHSLLELERLLGKFGQDMQTIEDSVLIGCSEQQEAWFALDLGLNSSSSINASLQKPEMETELKGSFIGLRKALFQLNVKDASLLSTAQALLRWHDAHQFCSRSGQPTKKNVAGSKRVCPSNKIIYYPQMTPVVITLVSDGTRCLLARQSSFPKGMYSALAGFCDIGESLEEAVQRXVAEEVGLEVERLQYSASQHWPFPNGALMIACHATVKPGQTEIQVNLRELEAAAWFSHDEVATALRKDNPYYQQQDGAFPFWLPPKLAIAHQLIKEWVEKPTCSILPS; this is translated from the exons ATGTCCTTGTATTGTGGAATTACTCGCAGGAGAAAATCTTTTTGGTGCTGTAGGCTGCTGTCAACCTATGTCACTAAGACACG GTATTTATCTGAGCTGAAGGAAGATGATGATGCATGTAAAAAAGCCCAGCAGACAGGAGCATTTTACCTCTTTCATAACCTGGCTCCTTTGCTTCAGAAATCAGAACATCAATACCTGGCCCCCCAGCATAGCCTATTAG AGTTGGAAAGGCTCCTGGGTAAGTTTGGGCAGGACATGCAAACAATAGAAGATTCCGTGCTAATTGGATGCTCCGAACAGCAAGAAGCATGGTTTGCTCTGGATCTAGGTCTAAATAGCTCCTCTTCCATAAATG ctTCCTTACAGAAACCTGAAATGGAGACAGAGCTCAAGGGGTCTTTCATTGGGCTGAGGAAGGCTCTCTTTCAGCTGAATGTGAAGGATGCCTCCTTGCTATCCACG GCTCAGGCTCTTCTCCGTTGGCATGATGCTCATCAGTTCTGCAGTAGAAGTGGGCAGCCCACCAAGAAGAATGTGGCTGGCAGCAAGCGTGTGTGCCCTTCCAATAAGATCATCTATTATCCACAG ATGACTCCTGTGGTGATCACTCTGGTGTCAGATGGGACTCGATGCCTGCTTGCCCGCCAGAGTTCCTTTCCCAAGGGAATGTATTCTGCCTTGGCAGGTTTTTGTGATATAG GTGAAAGTCTGGAAGAGGCTGTCCAGCGATAAGTTGCAGAAGAGGTGGGATTGGAGGTGGAAAGACTGCAATACTCTGCATCTCAGCACTGGCCCTTTCCTAATGGCGCACTCATGATTGCTTGTCATGCAACTGTGAAACCAGGGCAGACAGAG ATCCAGGTGAACTTGAGAGAACTAGAAGCAGCTGCCTGGTTCAGTCATGATGAGGTGGCCACAGCCCTGAGGAAAGACAACCCATATTATCAGCAACAGGATGGGGCTTTCCCATTCTGGTTGCCCCCCAAGTTAGCCATTGCCCACCAACTGATAAAGGAGTGGGTGGAAAAACCGACCTGTTCTATCCTGCCTTCTTAG